GCTGCGGGTGATGGGCCACCCCACCACGCCCACCACCGGTCCACTGACGTGCACGGCCGGCGAGCAGATCGCCGTGAAGGACGCCCGCTACGCCTACGCGCTCTTCCTGCCCGCGGGCTACAACACGGACCGCAACGCCCGTTGGCCCATCGTCTTCTCGCTGCCCGGCACCGGCGGTGTGATGCTCACCGATGACCACCAGGCGGTGAGCACCAACGCGGAGGGGCTCGCCTGGAACCTGCGCGACGCCACGTACCGCGCGGGCTTCGGCGCCATCGCCGTGTCCATGCACTACTGGATCAACGGCAAGACCGGAGGAGAAAACGCCTACTTCAACGTCAGCAGCCTGATGGCGCTGCTCAACGAATTGAAACGCGACCTTCTGGTCGACGCGGACCGCGTCTACTTCGCGGGCTTCAGCGGCGGCGCCAACGTCCTCTACGAATCCACCGGGCTCGCCAGCTACATGGACCGCGTCTCGGCCTTCGTCCCCCTCGCCGTCACCAATTCCCCTGTCACCGCCAACACGACCAACCTCTGCAACCTGCGCACGTTGCCCATCTGGCCCTTCCATGGCGGCTCGGACTCCATGGGCTCCGCGGCCCAATCCACCGCGCTCAAGACGAAGCTGGAGACGCAGTGCGGAGGCACCACCAGCGCCATGCACGCCATCACCACCTACCCGGGCGTGGGGCACTCCAACACCATCTGGCAGAACGCCTTCGCCGACCCGGCGCTCTGGACCTGGCTCTTCCAGCAGCGCATCAGCACCCGTCAGCCGTGACACACTCCGCCGGGTGGCGCCGTCCTCAGTGACGAGCGCCGCCCGCGCGGGCCACCACCGGCTCGCGCTCGTCCTCTTCTCTCGAGTCGAGCGCGGCCAGCGCGGCGTCCACCGACGCCATCAGCACCTCGGGCCGCACGGGCTTCTCCAGCACCAGGTTCTGCACCGTCTCGATGAAGCTGCGCGTCTCCGCGGTGTAGGCCCCACCGGAGATGAACACCACGCGCTCAATCAACTCCGGCGCCATGACCCCCAGGCGCCGGAAGAGCGCCGCGCCGTCGATCTCCGGCATCTGCAGGTCGCACAGGATGACGTCGAAGCGATTCCCCGCCGCCACCAGCGCGAGCGCATCCTGGCCGCGCGTCGCCGTGACGACGTCGTGGTAGGGCTCCAGCAGCAGCCGCATGGACTGCGCCAGCCGGGGCTCGTCGTCCACCACCAGCACCCGTCCCCGCCTCCCCGTCGACGGCATGGGCACCTTGCTCCGGGACACCGGGCGCGGAGGCACCTCCACCTGCACCGGCGCCGCCGGCAGGTACATGGTGAAGACGCTGCCCTTGCCCTCCTCGCTGCGCACCTCCAGGTCGCCCCCGTGCGTGCGGACGATCTGTTGGCAGATGGCGAGCCCCAGCCCAGTCCCCTCTCCCGAGGACTTGGTGGTGAAGAAGGGCTCGAAGATGCGCGACATCACCTGCGGGGCGATGCCCACGCCCGTGTCCACCACGTCCACGCGGGCCCGGCCCGTCACGTCCGTGCTGGTGCGCACGCGCACCTCGTGGAGGCTCGGGTTGCCCTCGGGCACCGCCTGCATCGCGTTGACCAGCAGGTTGAGCAGCACCTGTCCCAGCCGCGCTTCGCTGCCCAGCACCTTGGGCACCGGGCCGAACTCCTCCACCAGCCGAGCGCGGTGGCGCAGCGCATGGCTGATGATGCGCACCGCCGGAGGCACCAGCGCGTTGAGGTCCACCAGCGAGCGCTCCTGGTCCCCCTGGCGGCTGAACACCTGGAGGTCGCGGACGATGAGGCGGATGCGCTCGGCGCCCTCCAGCGCGCCGCGCACGCTGGTCTGCACGTCCCGCATCGCCATCATCCCGTTCTCCGCCAGCGCGCGGGAGGCGGACTCCAGGTTCAGCACCAGGTAGGCCAGCGGATTGTTGATTTCATGCCCCACGCCCGCCGCGAGCGTCCCCACCGCGGCCACGCGCTCGGCCGCCACCAGCCGCGCCTGCAGCTCCTTGGTCGCGGTGATGTCGCGATGGGTGGCCACGAAGTGGGACACGTCCCCGCCC
The Myxococcus fulvus DNA segment above includes these coding regions:
- a CDS encoding MASE1 domain-containing protein, which gives rise to MVIIGLLRASARALRGRHLVEMLVLAGVYLAVARLGLSLATVGGNVSPVWPPTGVALAALVLRGPVLWPGVFLGACLATLSTGVPPTVVLGVATGNTLAMVLGALLTRRLRMDADLSRIRDVVILCVGAGAVCTGVSSLIGPLCLFWGGVLPWAQMSHAVWVWWVGDMMGVLVVAPPLLLLSRPAWPARLGEALALSGLTTVLGVGIFLFRNSQPGLAHAASFLLFPISALAALRFGPRGAGLATLAISSVAIVGTVRGQGPFSSGNVAQDLLVLQLFIVINAVTGQLLAAASEERRRAVERLQLLATTVRGVHEGVFIAEVVGQGRLRTVFANEALSMLLGRPPEEMVDQDPCLLYGDQDPRLSQRVHSALVAGESLCVEVTVPRRDGRIVSTEVLLSPVRATGGDVSHFVATHRDITATKELQARLVAAERVAAVGTLAAGVGHEINNPLAYLVLNLESASRALAENGMMAMRDVQTSVRGALEGAERIRLIVRDLQVFSRQGDQERSLVDLNALVPPAVRIISHALRHRARLVEEFGPVPKVLGSEARLGQVLLNLLVNAMQAVPEGNPSLHEVRVRTSTDVTGRARVDVVDTGVGIAPQVMSRIFEPFFTTKSSGEGTGLGLAICQQIVRTHGGDLEVRSEEGKGSVFTMYLPAAPVQVEVPPRPVSRSKVPMPSTGRRGRVLVVDDEPRLAQSMRLLLEPYHDVVTATRGQDALALVAAGNRFDVILCDLQMPEIDGAALFRRLGVMAPELIERVVFISGGAYTAETRSFIETVQNLVLEKPVRPEVLMASVDAALAALDSREEDEREPVVARAGGARH